Proteins found in one Brachyspira murdochii DSM 12563 genomic segment:
- the rsmI gene encoding 16S rRNA (cytidine(1402)-2'-O)-methyltransferase, translating to MENGVIYVVATPIGNIEDITIRALKILRNVDFILAEDTRVAMRLLNFYKIKNKMFSYHSHSSEYRINEYIDEILEGKSAAIISDAGTPCISDPGVSIIKIAIEKNIKIVPVGGISAFTSLLSVSGLSGNTLFVGFLSNKSGKRKNQLKDLYLNHKTIIVIYESVYRVKECLEDIVNIFGEKTDIVIGRELTKQFEQIIRAEAKNILDFFTDGSILTKGEFCIIIDNRKSKVCEANAENNLM from the coding sequence GTGGAAAACGGCGTTATTTATGTTGTAGCAACACCTATAGGAAATATAGAAGATATTACTATAAGAGCATTGAAAATATTAAGAAATGTTGACTTTATATTAGCTGAAGATACAAGAGTTGCTATGAGGCTGCTTAACTTCTATAAAATAAAAAATAAAATGTTTTCATATCATAGCCATTCTTCTGAATACAGAATTAATGAATATATTGATGAAATATTAGAAGGCAAATCCGCAGCCATCATAAGCGATGCAGGTACTCCTTGTATAAGCGATCCCGGTGTAAGCATTATAAAAATAGCTATTGAAAAAAATATTAAAATAGTACCTGTAGGCGGAATATCCGCTTTCACTTCCCTACTCTCTGTTTCCGGACTTTCTGGAAATACTCTATTTGTGGGCTTCCTTTCCAATAAATCTGGAAAAAGAAAAAACCAATTAAAAGACTTATATTTAAATCATAAAACTATAATTGTAATATATGAATCTGTTTACAGAGTTAAAGAATGCCTTGAAGATATTGTTAACATATTCGGAGAAAAAACGGATATTGTTATCGGAAGAGAACTAACAAAACAATTTGAGCAAATTATAAGGGCAGAAGCTAAAAATATCCTTGATTTTTTTACAGATGGTAGTATACTAACTAAAGGTGAATTTTGCATTATCATTGATAATAGAAAATCTAAAGTATGCGAAGCTAATGCCGAAAATAATCTTATGTAA
- a CDS encoding flagellar biosynthesis anti-sigma factor FlgM: MTIDKIGGTSNIQQKSNIKYNEKVSKMGSDRIEISNESRIALQNEKLVNIIKEAPDVREEKIAEAKKRLELYMQDGALREEVLNSLANSIIDSMPLD; the protein is encoded by the coding sequence ATGACAATTGATAAAATAGGCGGCACATCAAATATACAGCAAAAATCTAATATTAAATATAATGAAAAAGTTTCTAAAATGGGTTCAGATAGAATAGAAATTTCTAATGAATCTAGAATAGCTTTGCAAAATGAAAAACTTGTTAATATCATTAAAGAAGCTCCTGATGTAAGAGAAGAAAAAATAGCCGAAGCTAAAAAAAGACTTGAGTTATATATGCAAGATGGTGCCTTAAGAGAAGAAGTTTTGAACTCCCTTGCTAATTCTATTATAGACTCTATGCCATTAGATTGA
- a CDS encoding helix-turn-helix domain-containing protein → MNYILGYGLLLAYLFGFIIGFSSILFSIIYYIIERVAWLKYYIVFLFTFAFLLFIRAIKLLSFLTVPSFMSGNIFNTLYFFSFSVAMSLMLYFIPAFLYRFLNLKWTFKENIIYIIVSVTHFILSILGILTRFDIYIISSIIFYVSIIVIFIIGVLNYKRIEDKTIKFIVKILGIITIIIYPVLIYQLIVYRREAADIGSMDITLVLFYIWWNLVMLGYLSWYFISIVKSKNIFNSLNTKSNDNDINETNKSSNIEDIENAVNLTRREREILSYLLDGKTNKEVSLILDISLNTVNNHVANIYEKSGVKNRVELVNKFTK, encoded by the coding sequence ATGAATTACATATTGGGATACGGACTATTACTTGCCTATTTATTTGGATTTATAATAGGTTTTTCTTCCATACTTTTTTCTATTATTTATTATATAATAGAGAGGGTAGCTTGGCTCAAATATTATATAGTATTTTTATTTACATTTGCTTTTCTTCTTTTTATAAGAGCTATTAAACTACTAAGTTTTTTAACGGTACCTTCCTTTATGTCTGGAAATATATTTAATACATTATATTTTTTCAGCTTTTCTGTTGCTATGTCTTTAATGCTTTATTTTATACCAGCTTTTTTATATAGATTTTTAAACTTAAAATGGACTTTTAAAGAGAATATTATTTATATAATAGTTTCGGTAACACATTTTATTTTAAGCATATTGGGAATACTTACAAGATTTGATATATATATTATAAGCAGCATAATATTTTATGTTTCTATAATAGTAATATTTATAATAGGCGTTCTTAATTATAAAAGAATAGAAGATAAAACAATAAAGTTTATAGTTAAAATATTGGGCATTATAACTATTATAATATATCCTGTTTTGATTTATCAGCTTATAGTATATAGAAGAGAAGCTGCTGATATAGGCTCTATGGATATAACTTTAGTTTTATTTTACATATGGTGGAATTTGGTTATGCTTGGTTATTTATCTTGGTATTTTATAAGTATAGTAAAGAGTAAGAATATTTTTAATAGTTTAAATACTAAATCAAATGATAACGATATAAATGAAACAAATAAAAGCTCAAATATTGAGGACATAGAAAACGCAGTAAATTTAACTAGAAGAGAACGTGAAATATTATCATATCTTCTTGATGGTAAAACCAATAAGGAAGTATCATTAATACTAGATATATCTTTAAATACAGTTAATAATCATGTGGCAAATATATATGAGAAATCCGGCGTAAAGAATAGGGTAGAGCTTGTAAACAAATTTACAAAGTGA
- a CDS encoding PP2C family serine/threonine-protein phosphatase has translation MNIFTFTKKGSNTKINTDTILFNSEAVSGHPILINEQENYSHFINNISGTAVSLIADGLGDTFASKLAVDVYNENFLDLIELVGEQEVFNWIVHNFVKLEVVASRDSADDKEKSMAGASIAGVLYHKFVGAFVFNAGDSKVFAVNKNRAIQVTRDHINGNALENCACAGGGHYITVEGARRNQNYNYFIASNSMIELLSNKYKNHEEAVIDIMLSSNTEDALNKINKITENSKDNVSALGLFNIFE, from the coding sequence ATGAATATTTTCACTTTTACAAAAAAAGGTTCTAATACAAAAATAAATACTGATACTATTCTTTTCAATAGTGAGGCTGTATCAGGACACCCCATTCTTATTAATGAGCAGGAAAATTACTCTCATTTTATAAATAATATAAGCGGTACAGCTGTTTCACTTATAGCTGACGGACTTGGAGATACATTTGCTTCAAAGTTGGCTGTAGATGTTTATAATGAAAATTTTTTGGATTTGATTGAGCTAGTTGGAGAGCAGGAAGTATTTAACTGGATAGTTCATAACTTTGTAAAATTGGAGGTTGTAGCTTCTAGGGATTCAGCAGATGATAAAGAAAAATCTATGGCTGGAGCTTCTATTGCCGGTGTTTTATATCATAAGTTTGTAGGTGCTTTTGTTTTTAATGCAGGAGATTCTAAAGTTTTTGCTGTGAATAAAAACAGAGCTATTCAAGTGACTAGAGATCATATAAACGGAAATGCTTTGGAAAATTGTGCTTGTGCAGGAGGCGGACATTATATTACTGTTGAAGGGGCTAGAAGAAATCAGAATTATAATTATTTTATAGCTTCTAATTCTATGATTGAACTATTATCAAATAAATATAAAAATCATGAAGAAGCAGTTATTGATATAATGCTTTCTTCAAATACTGAAGATGCTTTAAATAAGATAAATAAAATTACTGAAAACTCTAAGGATAATGTTAGTGCTTTAGGATTATTTAATATATTTGAATAA
- a CDS encoding DUF4234 domain-containing protein, producing MKKGTVRTIPIMFLLNIITCGWYYIYWIYQTSSEIKRFTEREDLNPALEVILGIVTGGLYFKYWYYKYGKIVYKEMPLKVGMNNTEDKTIVLVLIDIAVAVLYFFNIFFNVLILTLKLISSPAKAEDLVMLSSIIPTGLIFIVNISSLMMQDKLNNIWDKVQ from the coding sequence ATGAAAAAAGGTACAGTAAGAACTATACCTATAATGTTTTTATTAAATATTATTACATGCGGCTGGTATTATATTTATTGGATATATCAGACTTCATCTGAGATAAAACGCTTTACTGAAAGAGAAGATTTAAATCCTGCATTAGAGGTAATATTAGGTATAGTTACTGGAGGACTTTATTTTAAGTATTGGTATTATAAATATGGAAAAATTGTTTATAAAGAAATGCCTCTAAAAGTTGGTATGAATAATACTGAAGATAAAACAATTGTTCTTGTGCTTATTGATATTGCAGTTGCTGTTCTTTATTTCTTTAATATTTTCTTTAATGTTCTCATTTTGACATTAAAATTGATTAGCTCTCCTGCTAAAGCGGAAGATTTAGTTATGCTTTCTAGTATTATACCTACTGGTTTAATTTTTATAGTAAATATTTCTTCTCTTATGATGCAGGATAAACTTAATAATATTTGGGATAAAGTACAGTAA
- a CDS encoding Imm17 family immunity protein, whose protein sequence is MKYDDIIKKFPYLFAILIGILFILAAVFKWRFLLNNNSSNFMMSIYEMFGEIGVRVVTFILGLVIIICSIIIWIIRK, encoded by the coding sequence ATGAAATATGATGATATTATAAAGAAGTTTCCATATTTGTTTGCAATATTAATTGGCATTTTATTTATTTTAGCTGCTGTTTTTAAATGGCGTTTTCTTTTAAACAATAACAGTTCAAATTTTATGATGAGTATATATGAGATGTTTGGAGAGATTGGGGTTAGAGTAGTTACATTTATTTTGGGTCTTGTAATAATAATATGCTCTATAATAATTTGGATAATAAGAAAATAA
- a CDS encoding uracil-DNA glycosylase family protein gives MYIEKHLFDDINFFPDRMRVLILGTFPVPNYSNIEKFEKLSSKEKENAWYYASKRSEFWKIISYSFDIDYNNLISSKQNKKKLFEENRVGIADVFSKCKRKNKESARDTDLIILEYNNILSEIITNKDLKIIIFTSRFTENHFFKILKSNKIDYNTEESRGVYDYYNNGINDKGITLGIINALRERYLYISNSKKIKLATITLKISPIKGVSLYDTKKELYKYYLTNSK, from the coding sequence ATGTATATAGAAAAACATTTATTTGATGATATTAATTTCTTTCCTGATAGAATGAGAGTTTTGATACTAGGTACTTTTCCAGTGCCTAATTATTCTAATATAGAAAAATTTGAAAAATTAAGCAGCAAAGAAAAAGAAAATGCTTGGTATTATGCAAGTAAGAGAAGCGAGTTTTGGAAGATAATATCATACAGTTTTGACATTGATTATAATAATTTAATTTCATCAAAACAAAATAAAAAAAAACTTTTTGAAGAAAATAGGGTAGGTATAGCTGATGTTTTTTCAAAATGTAAAAGAAAAAATAAAGAGAGTGCCAGAGATACTGACTTAATAATACTTGAATACAATAATATATTAAGCGAAATAATAACAAATAAAGATTTGAAGATTATAATATTTACAAGCAGATTTACAGAGAATCATTTTTTTAAGATACTTAAGAGTAATAAAATAGATTATAATACAGAAGAGAGCAGGGGAGTTTATGATTATTACAATAATGGAATAAATGATAAAGGTATTACACTCGGTATTATAAATGCTTTAAGAGAGCGTTATTTATATATTAGTAATTCTAAAAAAATAAAACTTGCAACTATTACATTAAAAATAAGCCCTATAAAGGGTGTAAGTTTATATGATACAAAAAAAGAGCTTTATAAATATTATTTAACTAATAGTAAATAA
- a CDS encoding ankyrin repeat domain-containing protein: MRYLCFILIFLNTFFSLFAQTPNTGRLDQLLDYANTGDVNGIRRLISQGPISNFINFGDNQGHNALIIASSKGYKDAVLLLLSQNANVNLTCIHGKTALTYAADAGYVDIVSYLLAKNADPNIKINGGTTALLQASGKGYYSIVEMIVNSKADLRVTGTYRSGNDDGINYNMTPLMVAAFNNHDLIVRLLLDKGSDINYINEYGANALFYAIARGNNEVAKILLERGADANIAASYGPYGNITPLALASTLGLTDIISSLLIGKSNINFKMRDGRTALIWASIAGKSDAVNALVMSKADLNIADNDGKTALMFAAENGDYASVEYLINAGAYLNTLDKFNKTALMYAMENGNTEVVDLLTRASLTYNR; this comes from the coding sequence ATGCGTTATTTATGTTTTATTTTAATATTTTTGAATACGTTTTTTTCTCTATTTGCTCAAACTCCAAATACAGGCAGATTAGATCAATTATTAGATTATGCTAATACAGGTGATGTTAATGGTATAAGAAGATTAATTTCTCAAGGTCCTATTTCTAATTTTATAAACTTTGGAGACAATCAGGGACATAATGCTTTAATAATCGCTTCTTCAAAAGGATATAAAGATGCTGTTCTTTTATTATTATCACAAAATGCAAATGTTAATCTAACCTGCATACATGGCAAAACAGCTTTAACTTATGCCGCAGATGCCGGATATGTAGATATAGTTTCTTATTTGCTTGCTAAGAATGCCGACCCTAATATAAAAATAAACGGCGGTACAACAGCACTATTACAGGCATCAGGAAAAGGATACTATAGTATTGTAGAAATGATAGTTAATTCAAAAGCAGATTTGAGGGTAACAGGCACTTATAGAAGCGGAAATGATGATGGTATTAATTATAATATGACTCCTTTAATGGTAGCTGCTTTTAATAATCATGACTTAATAGTAAGATTATTATTAGATAAAGGAAGCGATATTAATTATATAAATGAATACGGAGCTAATGCTTTATTTTATGCTATAGCCAGAGGAAATAATGAAGTTGCTAAAATATTATTAGAACGTGGTGCCGATGCCAATATTGCAGCTTCTTACGGTCCTTATGGTAATATAACGCCTCTTGCTTTGGCTTCTACATTAGGCTTAACAGATATTATTTCTTCTCTTTTGATAGGAAAATCAAATATCAACTTCAAAATGAGAGATGGAAGAACAGCTTTGATATGGGCATCAATTGCAGGAAAGAGTGATGCGGTTAATGCTTTGGTTATGAGTAAAGCTGATTTAAATATAGCTGATAATGACGGAAAAACAGCTTTGATGTTTGCTGCAGAAAATGGAGATTATGCTTCAGTAGAATATTTAATTAATGCAGGAGCGTATTTAAATACTTTGGATAAGTTTAATAAAACAGCATTAATGTATGCTATGGAAAATGGCAATACAGAAGTTGTTGATTTACTAACTAGAGCAAGTTTAACTTATAATAGATAA
- a CDS encoding redox-sensing transcriptional repressor Rex, with translation MISRTQIMRLLKYKNALRRMKSFGFIKAYSNNLGDAIGITSVQVRKDFSLFNISGNKKGGYNIDDLLEQIDSILGKQISHNIILIGYGKIGKALVNYRGFESEAIKIIAAFDHNPEKINREAPTPILPIEELKDFIINNKIEVAILTVPDLEAQRMFDVICNAGIKGVLNFAPIKLLERPDCIINDVNIADEIESLFYFINDVKEAAPHKRHREKSEKQQ, from the coding sequence ATGATTAGCAGAACACAAATTATGCGTCTACTAAAATATAAAAACGCTTTAAGACGTATGAAGAGTTTCGGATTTATAAAAGCATATTCAAATAATTTAGGAGACGCAATAGGCATTACATCTGTACAAGTGAGAAAAGACTTCTCACTTTTTAATATATCTGGGAACAAAAAAGGCGGATATAATATAGATGATTTACTTGAGCAAATTGACAGTATATTGGGGAAGCAAATTTCTCATAATATCATTTTAATAGGATATGGTAAAATAGGAAAAGCATTAGTTAATTACAGAGGTTTTGAAAGCGAAGCTATAAAAATAATCGCAGCATTTGATCATAACCCAGAAAAAATAAACAGAGAAGCCCCTACTCCAATACTTCCTATAGAAGAATTAAAAGATTTCATTATCAATAATAAAATAGAAGTAGCTATATTAACTGTACCGGATTTGGAAGCTCAGAGAATGTTTGATGTTATTTGTAATGCTGGTATAAAAGGGGTATTAAACTTCGCACCTATTAAACTTTTGGAAAGACCTGACTGCATTATTAATGATGTTAATATTGCTGATGAGATAGAATCTTTATTCTACTTTATTAACGATGTTAAAGAAGCTGCTCCGCATAAGAGACATAGAGAAAAATCTGAAAAACAGCAGTAA
- a CDS encoding NAD-dependent deacylase, which translates to MIDYQSAAKIIKESKYVVSFTGAGISVESGVPPFRGENGLWEKHGSQFAEISYFMKHQKESWNSLKKVFYDPITDVKPNKAHIVLANLEKMGIMRSVITQNIDNLHQEAGSKIVYELHGTAKYAVCTKCKTKYKITKEILSMDPPSCEKCASVLKPDFVFFGEQLPAIAFNSSIEDAEKSDLFIIIGTGGEVMPAAQIPHIAKRSGAKIMEINPAPSSFTNSIVDIYIQEKAGAAFTEIEKYL; encoded by the coding sequence ATGATAGATTATCAGTCAGCAGCTAAAATTATAAAAGAATCAAAATATGTTGTATCGTTTACTGGTGCTGGTATAAGTGTAGAAAGCGGAGTTCCGCCTTTCAGAGGAGAAAACGGACTTTGGGAGAAGCATGGAAGTCAGTTTGCTGAAATATCTTATTTTATGAAGCATCAGAAAGAATCTTGGAATTCTTTAAAAAAAGTTTTTTATGATCCTATTACCGATGTAAAGCCGAATAAAGCACATATAGTATTAGCTAATTTAGAGAAAATGGGTATAATGCGTAGTGTAATTACTCAAAATATAGATAATCTTCATCAGGAGGCTGGAAGTAAAATAGTTTATGAGCTTCATGGAACAGCTAAATATGCAGTATGTACTAAATGCAAAACAAAATACAAAATAACAAAAGAAATACTCTCAATGGATCCTCCTAGTTGTGAAAAATGTGCTTCTGTACTAAAGCCAGATTTTGTATTTTTCGGAGAACAGCTTCCTGCAATAGCTTTTAATTCTTCTATAGAGGATGCCGAGAAAAGCGATTTATTTATTATAATAGGAACAGGAGGGGAAGTTATGCCTGCAGCTCAGATTCCTCATATTGCTAAAAGATCCGGAGCTAAGATTATGGAGATTAACCCGGCACCTTCTAGTTTTACTAATTCTATAGTTGATATCTATATACAAGAAAAAGCTGGTGCTGCATTTACAGAAATAGAAAAATATTTATAG
- a CDS encoding bacteriohemerythrin, which produces MYNRVSIKKPWIKWETKFQTGYKRIDDQHKELVNIINDLYETGVVGDLSNEYVRRSFNAIIKRTIEYATYHFSYEEKIMKAINYSIARDHISKHRSFSIKVVEEVNKYENGDNLVIEDFIDFLKNWLINHIIVEDKKFIYELKTSLKTICQDDSDNE; this is translated from the coding sequence ATGTATAATCGAGTTTCTATAAAAAAGCCTTGGATTAAATGGGAAACTAAATTCCAAACAGGCTATAAAAGAATAGATGATCAGCACAAAGAACTTGTTAATATTATTAATGATTTATATGAAACAGGTGTTGTGGGAGACCTCAGCAATGAATATGTAAGAAGATCATTTAATGCTATTATTAAAAGAACAATAGAGTATGCTACTTATCATTTCTCTTATGAAGAAAAAATCATGAAGGCTATAAATTATTCTATAGCAAGAGATCATATATCTAAACATAGATCTTTTTCTATTAAGGTTGTTGAAGAAGTTAATAAATATGAGAATGGAGACAATTTGGTTATAGAAGATTTTATTGACTTTCTAAAAAATTGGCTTATTAACCATATTATAGTTGAAGACAAAAAGTTCATATATGAATTAAAAACATCTTTAAAAACAATATGTCAAGATGATTCTGATAATGAATAA
- a CDS encoding bacteriohemerythrin: MSENNKKIEWIKWEDKYKIGYKRIDDQHKELINIINSLYDCIGYSSSEDKKLKEAFKNALKKTVDYVSYHFSYEEKIMTAIKYRKLLEHSSSHREFTQTIYDYVQSYENGSLEAVNNLVKYLRDWLLNHVLVSDKEFVGEVIDALKQLSQQNNNQ; encoded by the coding sequence ATGAGTGAAAATAATAAAAAAATAGAATGGATAAAATGGGAAGATAAATACAAAATAGGATACAAAAGAATAGATGATCAGCATAAAGAACTTATAAATATTATTAATAGTTTATATGACTGCATAGGATACAGCAGCTCAGAAGATAAAAAATTAAAAGAGGCTTTTAAAAATGCTCTTAAAAAAACTGTAGATTATGTTTCATATCATTTCTCTTATGAAGAGAAAATTATGACGGCTATAAAGTATAGAAAACTATTAGAACACTCTTCTTCTCATAGAGAGTTTACTCAAACCATTTACGATTATGTTCAGTCTTATGAAAATGGTTCCTTGGAAGCTGTGAATAATTTGGTAAAGTATTTAAGGGATTGGCTTTTAAATCATGTTTTAGTTTCAGATAAAGAATTTGTTGGGGAAGTAATAGATGCATTAAAACAACTTTCGCAGCAGAATAATAATCAATAG
- a CDS encoding bacteriohemerythrin, whose amino-acid sequence MSDRYIVWEDKYKTGYKRIDDQHFELIEIINDLYDCMDNRDSEDEKLKEAFKNALKKTVDYVSYHFSCEEKIMNAIKYDKIIQHSSYHREFTNTIYRYVQSYEDGSLKAIDDLVQYLKDWFLNHILVTDKKFVAEVKEALKKISQQ is encoded by the coding sequence ATGAGCGATAGGTATATAGTTTGGGAAGATAAATATAAAACAGGCTATAAAAGAATAGATGATCAGCATTTTGAATTAATAGAAATTATTAACGATTTATATGACTGTATGGATAATAGAGATTCAGAAGATGAAAAATTAAAAGAGGCTTTTAAAAATGCTCTTAAAAAAACTGTAGATTATGTTTCATATCACTTTTCATGCGAAGAGAAAATTATGAATGCTATAAAATATGATAAAATAATACAGCATTCATCATATCATAGAGAATTCACAAACACTATTTACAGATATGTGCAGTCTTATGAAGACGGTTCTCTGAAGGCTATTGATGATTTAGTACAATATTTGAAAGATTGGTTTTTAAATCATATTTTAGTTACAGACAAAAAATTTGTTGCTGAAGTAAAGGAAGCATTAAAAAAAATTTCACAGCAATAA